Proteins from one Anopheles nili chromosome 2, idAnoNiliSN_F5_01, whole genome shotgun sequence genomic window:
- the LOC128732253 gene encoding claspin, with amino-acid sequence MDYDSDSELRLTDTLRIDSDSEDDIPAKNKDIVSEENYIAEHELTTNNEAQKGKDLVHNDNKSESQNDTNIAISPKFVRKTKLSNIIDSDSEDEQISLPQKAQLESDPVAYATTVNRLKNLLDSDSDSSSEDQHARKNQKSKKITKKKSKKESVVLDKVTESDNKKYNKNEPAVQQKSNRKHKNASKNVKPPPMEIKSAREILASLNLFFDDDEEKSNSPLKIKADKAAYSSSDDECNEAYPRRRIRNGKIPLTSKQATKDKQVIQSESQRMAREMYIDVPYHRTKAFSFKQFHARKTICKPDPKRDCVGKSASMSMSIKMNREELEVFERQLKERELESQIFFKSESESEVSESEPSKKDADTKQCEPMDESMPFCKEPVSQSIDESENVASEPSKDFSSSGEIPLGTDPSNTPSNVNSLDEMEHDTTVNMENITSTSKGDETSKSEFTDTIINYDLISQDSRGSTVSAKKAALLAKLNVPLCPKLSGNPDVMIDLESGTLQPKESGLSGVDILFHRLAKCSAPKVTSSIKPLSILSIDDGVVKFNTVSLFSDEERPVTQKDPTPGAAFIALKKALKEKIDNNRRESIRKREAEFIKKQEIEKAANGNESDNEEEELTEDDCSESETEQNEENCAAGQLDRFLNVEAIQKENSEDENVMEDEYLERSDSSASEEETELEIDKREKKKGRIIKAFEDSDDDVILENDNPSENPEDTKLLDVHIFTDQNQSIKPNSSNENNEENNIPIWKADASDSHEEMKDDDLMALCSGRFDTQLEGQNSRTEMQNTLTRNQCNGDPLYTQGEDLLGDSQLMNLCSGNFETQSELNEREDTNLTDGAKTKHCDEAIGLEESDGGLGGRLRLDSSDDETEPGDKNTKAKCKNRKRKLLSVSDDENDNDSNAKSNDEEEDSDIEENLEKNEVSEDEPENENERYVDYDSEENEVEITLTKKEKQRIGAKFVENEAELSESDWGSADEDEKGLDRYDIEVGDEEQYDQKQLQQELEKIHNRQMLDRDHRELEQLKEIFLEDEENDGFGRERQFRWKNVEKTFSLDYDKRTNDANLTENNGEGSDEETELQWRKMRHERNLLLKEKNVDLNAADLTATTLLNPMEPTCMSEGPENNTSSINNTSLTGKKKITIVKKTNTTTSAAKKENPFLIPSPSVVQSHKASFLSRDQETLNRLANLVKSNPETEGSNTVLAAKARNFVFTTLSPAVQKVSSKRSLDPENDEENSNTKKAKTSKKESNSSRKLMLDTLV; translated from the exons ATGGATTACGATTCCGATTCGGAGCTTCGATTAACAGATACTCTTCGCATTGATTCAGATTCGGAAGATGATATTCCGGCAAAAAATAAGGACATAGTTTCCGAAGAAAACTATATTGCGGAACATGAATTAACAACGAACAACGAGGCTCAAAAAGGCAAAGATTTGGTACATAACGACAACAAATCGGAGTCGCAAAATGATACAAACATTGCCATATCTCCAAAATTCGTTCGTAAAACGAAATTATCAAATATCATAGATAGTGACTCTGAAGACGAGCAAATTTCATTACCACAGAAAGCGCAGCTTGAAAGTGACCCAGTTGCATATGCGACTACCGTGAATCGACTAAAGAATTTGTTGGATTCGGACTCGGATAGTTCAAGTGAGGATCAACATGCTAGAAAGAACCAgaaatccaaaaaaatcacgaaaaaaaagtctAAAAAAGAATCTGTTGTATTGGATAAAGTAACGGAATccgataacaaaaaatataataaaaatgaaccTGCTGtacaacaaaaatcaaatcgTAAACATAAAAACGCTTCCAAGAAcgtaaaaccaccacccatgGAAATCAAATCAGCGCGGGAAATACTGGCCAGC CTCAATCTATTTTTCGATGACGACGAAGAAAAGTCGAATAGTCCATTGAAAATTAAAGCCGATAAGGCTGCCTATTCCTCATCTGATGACGAATGTAATGAAGCCTATCCACGGAGGCGGATTCGCAATGGAAAA ATACCGTTGACAAGCAAACAGGCAACGAAAGACAAACAGGTGATTCAAAGTGAATCACAGCGCATGGCTCGGGAAATGTACATAGATGTTCCGTATCATCGTACAAAAGCATTCTCTTTTAAACAATTCCATGCTAGAAAAACAATATGTAAACCGGATCCCAAGCGTGATTGCGTCGGAAAATCTGCTTCTATGAGCATGTCGATTAAGATGAATCGTGAAGAGCTGGAGGTTTTTGAGAGGCAATTAAAAGAACGAGAGCTAGAATcgcaaatatttttcaaatcagAAAGTGAGTCGGAAGTGAGTGAAAGCGAACCCAGTAAAAAAGATGCTGATACGAAGCAATGTGAGCCAATGGATGAATCGATGCCATTCTGCAAGGAACCTGTTTCCCAATCAATTGATGAATCTGAGAATGTTGCGTCAGAACCATCGAAGGATTTCAGCTCGTCTGGTGAAATTCCTCTAGGAACAGATCCATCCAACACACCGAGTAATGTCAATTCTTTAGATGAAATGGAGCATGACACTACAGTTAATATGGAAAATATTACATCTACTTCAAAAGGTGATGAAACATCAAAGTCGGAATTTACTGACACTATAATAAATTACGATCTGATTTCGCAAGATTCGCGAGGCTCAACGGTATCAGCAAAAAAAGCTGCACTATTAGCGAAACTAAATGTTCCGCTATGTCCAAAACTGAGTGGAAACCCAGACGTCATGATTGATTTAGAAAGCGGAACACTTCAACCTAAGGAGTCGGGGCTATCCGGAGTTGATATACTTTTTCACAGACTTGCAAAGTGCAGTGCACCGAAAGTTACCTCTTCTATTAAGCCCCTGAGCATTTTGAGCATTGATGACGGTGTCGTGAAATTCAACACAGTTTCTCTCTTTAGTGATGAGGAACGACCAGTTACTCAAAAAGACCCAACTCCCGGTGCTGCTTTTATAGCGCTTAAAAAAGCTCTGAAAGAAAAGATAGATAACAACCGTCGAGAGTCCATTAGGAAACGAGAAGCagaatttatcaaaaaacaGGAAATAGAAAAAGCTGCAAATGGCAATGAATCGGATAACGAAGAGGAAGAACTGACGGAAGACGATTGTTCTGAATCAGAAACTgaacaaaacgaagaaaattgCGCTGCTGGACAGTTGGACAGATTCTTAAACGTAGAAGctatacaaaaagaaaattcggAAGATGAAAATGTGATGGAAGATGAATATTTGGAAAGAAGCGATAGCTCAGCTTCGGAGGAAGAGACTGAACTAGAAATTgataaacgggaaaaaaagaagggaagaATTATCAAAGCTTTTGAGGATTCGGATGATGATGTTATACTTGAAAATGATAACCCTTCTGAAAACCCCGAGGATACTAAGTTACTGGACG ttCATATTTTTACAGATCAAAATCAGTCTATCAAACCCAACTCAAGCAACGAGaacaacgaagaaaacaatatCCCGATCTGGAAAGCAGATGCCAGCGACAGCCATGAAGAAATGAAAGATGATGATCTAATGGCACTGTGTTCAGGGCGATTTGACACGCAGCTTGAAGGACAAAATTCGCGAACTGAGATGCAAAATACGCTTACTAGAAACCAATGTAATGGAGATCCTCTTTACACGCAAGGTGAAGATCTCTTGGGAGATTCACAGCTGATGAACCTCTGTTCTGGTAACTTTGAAACTCAAAGTGAGCTTAATGAACGAGAAGACACAAACCTAACTGACggtgcaaaaacaaagcattgtgatgaaGCTATTGGATTAGAAGAGAGTGATGGAGGCTTAGGTGGAAGACTTCGTCTTGATTCAAGTGATGATGAAACTGAACCTGGTGACAAGAATACAAAGGCTAAATGTAAAAATCGCAAACGTAAATTACTAAGCGTCTctgatgatgaaaatgataacGATTCGAATGCAAAGTCAAATGATGAAGAAGAGGATTCCGATATTGAAGAAAACCTCGAGAAAAATGAAGTAAGTGAAGATGAgcctgaaaatgaaaatgaacgatATGTGGATTATGACTCAGAAGAAAACGAAGTTGAAATTACGctgacaaaaaaggaaaagcaacggATCGGTGCGAAAttcgtggaaaatgaagctgaGCTCTCCGAGTCGGATTGGGGTAGCgctgatgaagatgaaaaggGTCTGGATCGATACGATATCGAGGTGGGAGATGAGGAACAATACGACCAAAAGCAGCTGCAACAGGAATTGGAAAAAATACATAATCGTCAAATGCTGGATCGTGACCACCGTGAGTTGGAGcaattaaaagaaattttccTTGAGGACGAAGAAAATGACGGATTTGGTCGGGAAAGGCAATTTCGTtggaaaaatgttgaaaaaaccTTTAGCTTGGATTACGATAAGCGCACGAATGATGCAAATTTAACTGAAAACAATGGAGAGGGAAGTGATGAAGAAACAGAATTACAATGGCGGAAAATGAGACATGAGCGAAATTTGTTactaaaggaaaaaaatgttgatcTTAATGCAGCAGACCTAACTGCAACAACACTGTTGAACCCGATGGAACCCACATGCATGAGTGAAGGACCAGAAAATAATACATCTTCCATCAACAATACCAGCTTaactggaaagaaaaaaattacaattgttaaaaaaaccaacacaacaaCTTCAGCTGCAAAGAAGGAAAATCCTTTCTTGATTCCAAGCCCTTCTGTTGTACAG AGTCACAAGGCATCATTTCTATCGCGTGATCAAGAAACGCTTAACAGATTGGCCAATTTGGTAAAATCTAACCCTGAAACCGAAGGAAGCAACACGGTTTTAGCAGCAAAGGCgcgtaattttgttttcacaacTCTCAGCCCAGCAGTTCAAAAG GTTTCCTCCAAACGTTCTCTAGACCCAGAAAATGATGAGGAgaattcaaacacaaaaaaagcaaaaacatccAAAAAGGAATCAAATAGTTCCCGAAAATTGATGCTTGATACCCTGGTGTAA
- the LOC128731021 gene encoding single-stranded DNA-binding protein, mitochondrial: MNFARVTKLLGCSTLQRAYCTDPTRIEKTVNTVTLLGRVGADPQRRGNDEHPVVMFSVATHSNYKYDSGDWMQKTDWHRVVVFKPGLRDSVMSYLKKGQRTMVTGKITYGEITDQEGKQRGTTSIIADDVIFLQS, translated from the exons ATGAATTTTGCACGA GTTACCAAGTTGCTGGGTTGCAGTACGCTTCAACGCGCATATTGCACCGATCCTACACGCATAGAAAAAA CTGTAAATACGGTTACGTTGTTGGGTCGTGTTGGTGCTGATCCGCAAAGGCGAGGAAACGATGAACATCCCGTCGTAATGTTTTCTGTCGCAACACACTCTAACTACAA ATATGACTCGGGTGATTGGATGCAGAAGACAGATTGGCACCGAGTCGTAGTTTTTAAGCCGGGTCTTCGCGATTCGGTGATGTCGTATTTGAAGAAGGGCCAAAGAACGATGGTTACCGGCAAGATAACGTATGGTGAAATAACGGAtcaggaaggaaaacaacgaGGTACAACAAGCATCATAGCGGATGATGTAATCTTTCTTCAGAGCTAA
- the LOC128721543 gene encoding enolase-phosphatase E1: MAAVALSEKILSAKTIICDIEGTTTSISFVKDTLFPYALKYVEEFLKNNWNEDSTKTVVTALREQAEEDKKSNIEGVVTISAGDSEDIIPEIVKNVEWQMSLDRKTGSLKTLQGLIWAKGYKDGTIKGHVYDDVQKAFEQWTESGRKIYIYSSGSVDAQKLLFEHSEQGNLLKYLTGHYDTKIGAKQEKESYDSILKNIDAVAEEVLFLTDVFAEAKAANEAGLSVVLLERPGNSELSEEERNQFSVITTFSDLTFENLKDENGAVINGKRKIEETTDVTEEDKAQEPPTKVVKVEEIKKTESSGAGSTDDTEMVEEEPSATKTKTDETNQSSTKEPEDKMEVDGTDAAPVSEDKKNIDKIENDEKSAQQSITEKVVAGENKDDEKTDQKDGNEKVSSDDKEEISKVENVPENRDEKKDSPKNNDVEMAAGEKDTVEQKEENKESHDTEQIKNDKDGENKTDETEMVDSAESKQDSKSDDVQTNSSAILEPKASMKENQSEEATTNAESNIKKTDVEVSEGVETKSNIPADEVGTEVKEDTQNGQETKESVDATEKETPNDEVTSTENGKEDGTAKSLNGEEAETKAPTNVNGATTDENVTTNGGSSVGDEEKNGDSDKENDTSLTNCDTDETVAEKSNGNTAETTNADEVTSTEIKTKKIIEVAPTPAVTPSPTIEADA, from the exons ATGGCAGCCGTTGCATTAAGTGAAAAGATTCTCTCGGCTAAAACGATCATTTGTGACATCGAAGGGACCACCACGTCGATTTCCTTTGTAAAG gatACTCTGTTTCCCTATGCACTGAAATATGTGGAAGAATTTTTGAAGAACAATTGGAATGAGGATTCTACAAAAACTGTGGTAACTGCTTTGCGTGAGCAGGCAGAAGAAGATAAGAAATCTAATATAGAAGGAGTTGTGACAATTTCGGCTGGG GATTCGGAAGACATAATTCCGGAAATAGTGAAGAACGTCGAATGGCAAATGTCCCTGGATCGTAAAACGGGCTCTCTAAAGACATTGCAGGGATTGATCTGGGCTAAGGGGTATAAGGATGGAACTATCAAAGGACA TGTTTACGATGATGTGCAGAAGGCGTTCGAGCAGTGGACTGAAAGTGGACGAAAGATCTATATCTATTCAAGTGGCAGCGTCGACGCACAAAAGCTGCTTTTTGAACACAGTGAGCAAGGAAATCTTCTTAAGTATCTTACAGGACACTATGACACGAAGATCGgcgcaaaacaagaaaaagaaagttaTGATTcgattttgaaaaatattgatGCCGTTGCTGAAGAAGTTTTGTTTCTTACCGACGTTTTCGCGG AAGCTAAAGCTGCCAATGAGGCCGGTTTAAGTGTAGTTCTGCTCGAACGTCCTGGCAATTCCGAATTGTCAGAGGAAGAGCGCAATCAATTTTCTGTAATAACCACGTTTTCGGATCTGACTTTTGAAAACTTAAAGGACGAAAACGGTGCAGTCATCAATGGGAAGCGTAAGATTGAAGAAACAACTGATGTCACCGAGGAAGACAAAGCACAG GAACCACCCACCAAAGTAGTGAAagtcgaagaaataaaaaaaaccgaatcTTCTGGTGCTGGTTCCACAGATGATACAGAGATGGTTGAGGAGGAACCCTCAGCTACAAAGACTAAGACTGATGAGACGAATCAGTCCTCTACGAAGGAACCGGAAGACAAAATGGAAGTAGACGGAACAGATGCTGCTCCGGTTTccgaagataaaaaaaatattgacaAAATAGAAAATGACGAAAAATCAGCTCAACAAAGTATCACAGAAAAAGTTGTAGCAGGAGAAAATAAGGATGATGAGAAGACTGATCAAAAAGACGGTAATGAGAAGGTGAGCAGCGACGATAAAGAAGAGATCAGCAAAGTTGAGAATGTGCCAGAAAAtcgtgatgaaaaaaaagattcgCCTAAAAATAATGATGTAGAGATGGCTGCCGGGGAAAAAGATACTGTAGAACAAAAGGAGGAAAATAAGGAAAGCCATGATACtgaacaaattaaaaacgataaagatggagaaaataaaacagacgAGACTGAAATGGTTGATTCCGCGGAATCTAAGCAAGATTCGAAAAGCGACGATGTTCAAACAAATTCATCTGCCATTCTGGAACCTAAGGCCTCCATGAAGGAGAATCAAAGTGAAGAAGCAACAACTAACGCTGAATCTAACATTAAGAAAACTGATGTCGAGGTTTCTGAGGGTGTCGAAACTAAATCTAACATTCCCGCAGATGAGGTTGGCACAGAAGTTAAGGAAGATACGCAAAACGGACAGGAAACCAAAGAGAGCGTCGAtgcaacagaaaaagaaacaccaaatGATGAAGTAACTTCGACGGAAAATGGTAAAGAAGATGGAACAGCAAAAAGTCTCAATGGAGAGGAAGCTGAGACAAAAGCACCCACAAATGTGAATGGAGCAACAACAGATGAAAATGTTACTACTAACGGCGGAAGCAGTGTGGGTGACGAAGAGAAAAATGGTGATAGTGACAAAGAGAACGATACTTCCCTGACCAACTGCGATACTGATGAAACTGTGGCGGAGAAATCCAACGGAAATACTGCCGAAACCACGAACGCTGACGAAGTAACATCCACAGAAATTAAGACTAAAAAGATAATTGAAGTTGCACCGACACCTGCTGTAACTCCATCTCCTACAATTGAGGCGGATGCGTAA